GTTCCTCTCGGTCTTGTTCTCGCTGCGATGTGTAGAGGACAAACCGGAACATGACCCCTCGCTGCAGTTCGATTTTCCCTTTTCTCGAGCTTATCTTGAGATCGCCGACCCCGGAAAACCATTCACGTTATATCAACCGAAAAGCAAAACTGCCTCGAAACCTAAAAGACCGTTGATTGTCaatgaggacgaggaaagtGCGATGAACGCCATGAATGAACAAGCTGCAAACAATGAGGAGAGCGCCATCAAtgtcgagaaggtggaggagtCAAAAGGCTATGTACTTGGCGAGAATGAGGCTCTAGACGTGCCCATGAGAccggaagagaagaagaggctgAACTGGGAAGGTGGCAGATATCTTGCTCCACTCACTACCGTTGGAAATCTCGTGAGCTTGTTTAATTCCTTCCTTTTTGATGGGCCTACAAGCTCACAAACCCCGTGCAGCCCTTCCGACGTCTCTGTGTGGACTATGGAGCGACGATCACCGTGTCTGAAATGGCTTTAGCCCAACCCCTCGTGTTCGGTCAAAACGACGAGTGGGCATTATGTCGACGACATGAgtcggagaagatgttCGGTATTCAGCTCGCTGGTGGCTATGCGAACAGAATGGTGCCCGCAGCGGAACTGATCAAGAAGACTATCGGTGACGGAGTGGACTTTGTTGATATCAATCTCGTGAGTTGCCCTCCGTCCCACAAGGTGCGTCCACTGATCAAGCTCTATAGGGATGTCCAATCGATCTGGTCTTCAACCAGGGGGCGGGCAGTGCTTGTAAGTCCCACCTGAGCTTTGGCTAGGAGGTATCTCTACTGACAGGAAGGTCTCGAAGTAATGGACTCCCCTGGACGGTTGGGCAAGATTCTCGTCGGAATGAACAGAGCATTGGGAGACAGTGAGTGGCAGTGTAGCATGCGAGATGTGGGACCCTTTGACTAAATCTGCTTGCAGTCCCCTTGACTGTCAAATTCGTGCGTTACAAGCGAAAACATTTTGTAACGAAACACTGCCCACTGACAGCCCCTCCCCATCCAGCGTACCGGTGTTGCAAACGGCAAGCCCAATGCCCACAAACTCATTCCGCGATTTGTATCAGAATGGGGAGCAGGTGCTTTGACTGTGAGCAGTTACGTATGCGATACTGAGCTGGGACCTGACGACTGTATAGTTGCACGGCCGATCACGTCAACAACGATATTCCAAGCTGGCAGACTGGGACTACATCAAGCAATGCGCCACAACCCTCCGAGAGTCTCTGGCTGATGCCAACCTGCCTCCTGTCCCGATCTTCGGTAATGGTGACTGTTTCTCCGCCCAAGGATATTATGAGGAaatggagaagagcggTGTCGATGGTGTCATGGTTGCGAGAGGAGCTCTGATCAAACCATGGATCTTTActgagatcaaggagaggCGAGAGTGGGACATCCCTGCGACGGAGAGGTTGGAAGGTATCAGAAAGGTGCGTAGGGCGTAGAATACGACAAAATAATGTGATGGTCATTAGGTCAAGATGCTGATGAGAAACCCTTGAACAGTACGCGGAATTTGGCTTATCGCACTGGGGCTCCGACACCCAAGGCATCAACACCACCCGACGATTCCTCTGTGAAGCATTGTCCTTCCAACATCGATATGTGCCCATAGGATTACTCGAACGACTCCCCGCGAAGCTAAATGAACGGCCTCCCGCTTACAGAGGCAGAAGCGAGCTTGAGACGCTGCTGAGTAGTCCGTTCAGTGGTGATTGGGTGAAGATATCGGAGATGTTCTTGGGCAAGGTGGATGAGGGGTTCAACTTTGTACCGAAACACAAGAGCAACGCGTATGGAGGCGAGGAGGCGCAGGGGTAGGCATTGGTCATGTCTGTGGTATGCATATGGGTGTGTGTCCTTGTCCTGAGCACCTCGAGAGAGAAGTTTCTTTGTTTGCGGTTGATGCTTTCAGGTGTCCCAGATAGAGTGAATCCGAAGACCGCCCGACGCGTTTGACCGACCCGAATGACCCGCGAGGTGATCGGTCAGATCCGAGGTGATCAGGGAATACGATATGGCGAGATAAAGCGCCATCATGATTAACTGTACATGTAACTTTACAAAAATCAGGATGGTTCAGTCCAAGATCAATCACAAACACACAGTCCGTCCCGTTTCTTCTGTCCCTTtccacacacacacacacacgcaCACTCTCCTGGGGGACATATTCAAAACAAACAAACGGAGCAATGATGACGCCTCATCTCGAAAATCTGGTGATCACCTGTCCTCTCTCGCCCGAGAAACTCGCAGAGGTCAAAACGCATTTCAAGCATGTCCATCATGTCCCACCAGGATCCGGGGTCGTCTCCAAGGAGATTGCGAGAGAGGCAGATGTATGGTTCAGCAATTTTCTCGGAATACCGGATAACCTGGTCTATGAGGACGTGAAGAGGACAAAGGTCGTTCAGTTGACCAGTGGTGAGTCTTTTCGGTAAAGAATGCCGAGAGTGGGCGATGCTCGGACGGGAATGAATGGAGACCTtttgaggtggaggagagtcTCGACGGGCTGTGGCTCCCTGTGTACGGTCTGTGGACCGCACACGGTCGTGATCGACGGAGACCACGACATGGGGCTGTAGAAGGTAGCCACCCAATCGACGCCTCGGCGTAGTGTCTATTCCTGAGACCATGCTCATCCAAACTGAGCTTCAGCACTGACATCCACACCCTTGCGCAGCCGGAGTAAACAAGGCTCTCGAGTCTCCTGCGCTGAAAAGCGAAAAGGCAAGAAAACACATTGCCATCTGCAGTGcttctggtgagtgggaaaCACATCACAGTCTGTGAGCGAAGGCTGACATCCTCCTTTGATAGGTATTCACGTGCTCAGTATCCCTCAGTGGATCATTGCACAGACCGTCAATCGTGAGTGATGACTGACCTGTGGCATTGATGTTCTGTGACCCTGGACTGACAACGGCTTGGATCAGTGTATCAACATCTCTACTTGCAAGCCTTCAACCTTCGAGTGAGTGTGCTACCAGTTCTTTTCTTGTCGAGAGACCATGATCGGTCGCAGGAGCTGTAGCTGATCGGTCAATCCTTTACAGACAGAGCAAAAATGGATCAAAGAGGTTCCTCAGCTTCCCCAGGGAACCAACGGTCGATCTTTATACGGCAAAACTGCCGGTCTACTTGTAGGTGGCATGTTGCTCAACTCTGACACATCTGATCACCTGTCATCTAACGTGCATCTGATAGGGTTATGGCCACATTGCACGTGAGACCGCTCGACTCCTCAGGGCTTTCAACGTGAACATCATCGCTGCCAACTCCAGCGGTGAGAGaagcgatgacgatgggtACATCATCCCCGGTACTGGTGACAAGGATGGTATGTCTTCTCCGAAACGATCCCAGCTCTTACTGCCGGACTACGACACGGTGTACTGACGACCGTTTTTGTTTGCTTTGCAGGATCATTCCCTACGGGGTACTATTCAACTAAAGATGCCGAATCTTTCAACTCATTCTTAAGCCAGACAGATATACTCATTGCGAGTCTGCCTTCGACTCCTCAAACCGCCAATATGCTCAAGGCCGAGCAccttggtgagtgacgcGATCAAAAGAAGCAATTCACACTTCGCATCTTTGGATGTACCGAGGTAGCGAAActgacgaggaagaactcCATTAGCTTTGCTGAAGGACGGCGCTATCTTCATCAATGtcggtcgaggtgatcTTGTCAAGTCTGGTGGGTTTGCACCTTCCCATTGACTATGCGATACGTTTATCAGAGCTGCTGAACTGAGCTGATTCAACTCGTCTCAAACCGGAACAGAGGTCCTCCTGGAGGCTCTCAAGCACAACCTTTCCGGAGCGGCATTGGACGTGACTGATCCCGAACCTCTTCCGGACAATCACCCACTTTACACCCATCCATTGGTGACCATCACTCCGCACACGTCGTCAGGTGTCGAAGGATACTTTGAGGTTGGTGCGGATCTGCTCTTGGCAAAtgtgaagaggatcagagaGGGTGGAAAACCTATCAACAGGATCGATCCTGTCAAGGGATACTAGGGCTGGATCTCAAACATTCAGTATCGGaaaagcagaagaagaaaaacTCGCGCTAGGGATATCTTGTATCTCCTTCGTGGGAGCGCAAAGTTCAATGTTATAGATACCCTAGAATTGGTAAAATCGGGTATTGCCCAGGATGGGTATGGGAGACGTTCAATGCAATCGAAAGGCAAATCTTCATCTGACATCAGCCTCCCAGCCAAGGGAAAAGTTGCAGCATCATATCAACAGTCAGCGCAGTGAACAGCCCCGATGTCCCTTCGTACACAGCTTCCGCCCAGACAAACGTAGCCAAACACCATCTTTACAGCCATGATGCGTGCATTTTTGAACAGCATGTTCGGATATGATATGAAACGAAACGCATCAAcgcctcttctcatcttaTTCGCCTCTCCCACTCTCCCGCACCGGAATACTCTCCTCATCTAATACATTGCTCTTAtactctcttctcttccaatcAGATTAGAAACCTCGTCCTCTACCGCCACCTCTTGGTCCACCCCtaccgccaccacctcttccaccacctcggATCGGTCCGCCTCGCGCACCTCTCGCAGCCTTCGCGGCGGCCCCtccatcctttctcttcttcgcacGAGGCGCGTCGTCCACTAACAACGTGTCGAGAGGTAGAGAGTCGGGTAGAATGTAATATCGGACGTTGTTTCCTCGGATAGCGATGGagtcgagggagagaggcgGTTGGGAGGAAGGTTGGGATCGgagtgtcagcttgacagatttcaggtgagtgttcATTTGAGGGTCGACGGCTGGTGATTGGAAACGACATTCAAGATTGGTGCGCGATCGGATGGAGTGGTGTGAGCAGAATATGCGAGTGGGAGGTTTCGAGAGACATAAACGAAGATATGAAAaaaaagaggaagacaaaAACAACGTCAGCAGACGTTCCTCTTTTCCTTGATTGCGCATCTACGTCTGAGCcaagacactcacaagtgATCGTTCCATGAATGACAGTCCCGTTCTTGAGCTCGATCGTGACCGTCTCGTTGTTGAGCTTCATCAAGAATctgcgatgaggagaagggagcaAGTCAGCATTCGGTCGATAGACAAGATTCCGTTTGTACACGATCCCAAAGGACCatggaggaaagatggagaCGACATGTCGCGACCTGACAACACGACACGAGATATCGCCTCGTGCTTCTTTTCCGACGCCTTCCTGCAACGATATCTCCCAAGTCCAGCAGCTCATCACCCATCCCTCCATGGATGTCCtcgcttccttccttccttccttccctccttcttccacgGATACATCAAAAACACCCACCTGACGAGCTTCATTTTGAAAGACGGAGTCGGACGAGTCTCTGCGTGGTTTTTGAGCGTGCCTCGGTGGCCTTTTAGGAAGGGACTGAGAGGGGTGAACGAGGTGTGAGTCGTGTCTGGGTCGAGTAACTATGTTGATAACTCTTGTAACATTCATCCAAGATATCACAAAGGTGAAGACGACAGGTAGCCAGCGAACGAGTGACGGCGTTATTCGGCATTTTGTTCTGGGCGAGCTGCATGTGGCGGATCACTTCTCCACCGTATCTCGCCCACGCGTTAGCTTCCAGATGGTCGCGACTCATTTACTCACTTGAGAACCGGTTCAGACGCTTGCTcgactccttctcccaatcACCTATACATCCATTTCagtttctcctcctcctcctctctctaCCTCGCTCCTTCTCTGTCACTCTCGATCCTCCCGCATCATCGCCTCCGCCCGCTCTCGACATCCTGCAACAAGTAATATACCCGAGAATCGatcaatcactcacaagcaTCAACAGCATCGACTCACATCACCTTTCCACTTCATCGCATCATCCTTCAGCCCGTTGATAGAAGCCAGACTTCATCGCGAGGCACCGATCGTTCTCCTCGCCATTCAAGTCTTCTGAATTTCCACCATAGATCTCCCATCGCATCTGACGAGTCTCATCTGATACGACCTACGTTCCAACATCCATATCAAGTTTACCTTGGATACACTCAGCCTCGCTCAGTACAGCAACACCACATCGCATCTCCTTGATTCAGAGGATTCCATTTGACATTATACATTCCCATCTCAGTCGCCAGCTCTTACCTTCCTTCACTATCACCCCTCACCGTCCATCCAAATTCTGCGGGTGAGCGCTGTATACAACAAACCTTCGTGTCGTATCGAGCGTTTCACAAGCTTGTACCACAATTCGTTGCTCATCGTACTGGTCATTCGATAGACCAACCGTCACCAGACTCCCTGTCATTCCAAGTCCTGACCATCCAGTTTGACTTCGTCTCTCCAATACTTCTGCCAAACCTTTCATCACTCATTACGACTCAATATACTGACCAGCCATGGCAAACTACACGAACGGCTACAACTCCCTTCCACACTCCCATTCCACCActcctgatcctctcgGTCGAGAATCCGCTCAATCTGGTAGCGGAGCCATCAAAGTTCAACCACTCTTATGTTCGGGCCACACACGACcggtgactcaccttcagtTCTCCAATCTGTAAGTGGTCACCCTCCACTTCAGCGATCTGCTGGCCTATTCTTGAGCATGAAACTGACATGCTCCGATAGACTCGACGACGGCACATATCTCCTGATCTCAGCTTGTAAAGATGGAAATCCAATGCTTCGGAGCTGGCTCGGAGATTGGATCGGGACTTTCTTAGGTACGACAGCTGATGAATCTCCCTAATTGCAAAGGGCCAGTAGCTGATgtcgtcttccactccaGGTCACAAGGGCGCGGTATGGTCGTCCAAGATCTCGCTTGACACTTCTCGAGCTGTTACAGGTAGTGCGGATTTCACAGCGTGAGTCACTAAATCCAAATCCCTTTGGTCCGTTTCACCAATCAATAGCGTCTTCCACACTAGCAGCTGGACAAGTGTTCGAGACCAGACTGCTAACGGGATTCGTCACGCAGGAAAATCTGGGATACCAATACCGGCGAAGCTCTTCACACTTTTGCTCATAATCACATTGTCCGATCTGTCGCCCTCAACCCTCAACCGACACCACAATATCTGTTGACCGTGAGTTGCTTGCTCACAATTCCAAATCTTGCATGACTATCAGCATTAATACCTCATCTCGCTAGGGAGGACACGAGAAGAAAATCCGATTATTCGACCTTGGTCGACCTGACGCCGAACCCTTAGTGCTCGGCAGCAATCCGGACGGACTATCTTGTGAAGGGAACGTGCGAAGCTTAGTCTGGGATGAAGGTTCAGGTGGGACCATGGGAGTCAGCGCGGCCGAAGACGGCAAagtcaggtgagtgcagctTGCGATACTGAAGCGAGCAAGGGTCATACTGACTTGCTACTAGATGGTGGGACTTGAGAACGTTAAGCCAGACGGCCGCTTTGGACCTCGGCGAGCCTATCACTTCGATGGAGTTGGCTCACGGCGGAGGCACACTGAGCGTCACTgcaggaaagaaggtgcACTTCCTGGACATCTTGAGGTTAGTGGACAAGCAAGTAGTACACTGGCCAGGCACTGATATCTCCGGCTTGTTTGCAGACAACATCCACCCGTTACAGTGGaacttcctcatccacccaCATCCGCCTCACTCCACCCCTTCCTCCGCGACCGATTCGTTGTGGGTTCTACCAATGATCCATGGGTCAGAGTCTACGACCTCGACTCCggtcaggagaaggaggtgtaCAAGGGACACCACGGCCCAGTTCTCTGTGCATCGTACAGTCCTGATGGAGAGGTGTATGCCAGTGGAAgtgaagatggtgagtaCTGGCACTGATATCAAAAGAGTAAACACAGACGGCTGATGTATGTTTGTCGTGTAGGCACTATCCGACTGTGGCAGACCAATCCCGGTAAATCTTATGGCCTATGGCAGACTCAAGATTAGGGCGAGAAAGCAAGGGAGGGCAAGTGCAGTCTGTCGCGAGACGTCAAGATGAGCCTCAAGAGACCGGCAAAGCATAGAAGCGGTTTACGATTATGGTAGATGGATGATTTGTGGCGTGGTTCACGTCTGTCAGGTGGGCGATACAGTAGCATGGGTGTTCGTTCTCATGTAGACAGaaccagcagcagcagtggCAGCAATAGCAGCAATAGCAAACATCAATAGTATCGCAAGAAAAATGCATTTTTCACTTTGGCTGAATGGTCGGTGGACTCAATTTCTGTTACTGTGACGTCACTGTATGAACTGGTCACACTCGCGTTTGAGGGGTTGTTATGAAATCTTATCACCATGATTCAATCGCATTTGATtttgatcatcgtcgcAGGCCCCATGTTGACCACAAATACACGGCGAAGACGCTCACTACACTGACTGAGGCTGTGATTGCAATCTTCATTTGCATCCGAGAGCGAAGATGCCAACCCTCCTATCCCACACGCGATACATACTCACCGCCTTCCGACCACTCACAATCTCAATGGGTCTCTCATTCgtcctccctctccgccAAGTATCCACGACCGCGACCCCCAAGGGCGAAGCGAGATGTTCGAGGTACTTGTACAGAAAGCCGTGGGAAGGAGCTAGATGGGAGAGTCCTTATCCTGTGGTCTTCCTGAGAGTCAAGGGGCTGGGTTtgcaagaggaaggagagtgagTTTGGGTCAGATTGCGGTGCTGTTGCTGTTTCAGCCTTTTCCATCTGGTGTCCTTGTCTGCTGGACACTGATTGACACGCTTCGTACAGATGGTCAGACTGGTCTGGAATGCTCGCTGAAAAGGGCTACACctcgatcgagatcgatatcACTTCGGGtctatcatcatcatcatcatcatcatcaccatcatcggAACCACAAGCCCTCGAGatatcttcttcgtctccttcgTCACCCAAATCCACCTTtcctgatcctgatccCCAACCTGACAATCCTCCCTCGCCCTTCCCATCCATGGTGACTGCTCTGAACTCACAGATCCGACTGATGGCGATCCCTTTCCCAccgatcatcgtcgcccgaggaggaagcaCGTTACTCGCCCAAGCTTACGTGGAAGATCACCCAGCGAGCGGTTTGGTCCTACTTGATCCTCTACCCGACAGGGATCCGCGAGACGGGAGCGGGTTTTCTGTCGCGGAtcggaagaaagaggaagaagagggatcgAAATGTTGGAAATGGCCCGTGTTCACTTATGAACCTCATTTCCCTCTATTGGTCCTTTCGAGTCAGGACAAGATGATAAAGGCGTCCGTGGACAATCGGTTGATCAGGGAGTTCACGGGTGAAAACCCCAACAAGTCAGGATGGACGTTGGGTAGGAGAGGCAGAGGGAAAGGTGTGGAATTGGCTATTGTCGATGAGGGAGACAACGGTGGATTGACAGATAAGGGGAGGATAGAGGTGGAAAGATGGATGGATAGGTGTGGGTTCTAGTGCACGGAAAATCTGACAATATCTAGCGTTAGTGATAGCGATGATGTAACCAGACAAGATGCACGCTGGATGTATATGCTTGGTGGAGAACGATCTGGCAGCAGGTCGACAGCCAATGCAAGGGGTAACAGCTTGGAAAGCTTCACTATAATGATGAAGGCTTTCATCTGATCGCATCGGGGACCGGAGGTGTAATTGCTCCATCAACGCCATCAAACTGCTACAGACAATACTTCTAATCCATTCTATTGGTCTATATACATTGCTATGTCATCCCCTGGATCCCGTCATCTAACCCGGCTCCCATGCCCTCGCacctcaccatcctccaATCCTCCCACCTTCATCAAACCAAGCATCTTCGAAGCCATCAAACACCgcaccttccacctcatccacaTTCACCGTCTCCACCCACAATTCATCTTTCACCTCTAAAGGGGCATTGTCGTGCCAATCTAGGTCCAGGCACATTCCCCTCCCGCCGCCAGTATAGACAAATGAGTGAGCATAGTTGAGAGATGGGTTGGATGAGTAGTCGTCTGACATGCGTCGCTGTGCGAATGAAGCCGGGATGCGAGAAGATGGCGGAGTCACATGATAACATTGGTAGACGgggagagcgaggagaaagcgaaGCACAGGAAATCATTGTCAGTCGTTCAATTCCACTCATTCGATGTTCGCGCACTCACGATCTGCTTGAATAGACTTCCTTTGCCCAGTCCACTCCCTCCAAGGTGCTTGAGCAGATTGCTGCCGGGCAAAGTATGTCAGCAAAGCGCGTATACGAAAGCCACGCAGCTTGTCACAGTCGACTCACGAATGCACAAACAACGGTGGTGGTCTCGAGAACCCAGTCGGAGTTACGAGGTCGTATTGCAATACGGAACTTGACGACAAAGGCGATCAGCTTCCCACTCACAGCCACGCAACGAACAGCTGAGCTCGATTCAGCAAAAAGCTAAACTCACTGTCCACAGAATCTCCCGTTATCAAACCCATTCGCAATGCCCAACGCGCTCATCCACCTTGGACTGACCCCAAACTCCAATCCTAAAGCCCTGAAAGCCCATCTGAACGTATCCTTGTCCCCGCCACACATATGGAACCAGAAGTCCCtatctctcatcatccccgCTGCCAGTATCAGCGCGGCATAGTTCAATCCCCCATTTCCAGCTTTATCAATGACGATCTGACCGGATTCGAACGTCCATAGATCGAGAGAACATTGATCTCCTATGATACGCCAAATGGCGTTGTCCGGATGATCTTTGGATAGGTCGGGCCAGAAGACCGCTCGTCCGGATGTAATGTAGATTGGGGCATCGAACAGATGGGTGGGGGAACGGAGTGGTATGTTGTCGGAATCTAGGTAGAGTATCTCTCGGAAGGATGACTGGACAAGAGCGAGACCTTTGATCTGCATACAAGGAGGTCTCAGTCAGTTGTCGTTCCGTCTTCAGCTTCGGAAGGAGATCATGGGCGTACCTGCCAGTTCTACACAGCGGGAAATTGAACCAAATCAGCTTTGGTTCCACATTGTCGTTACAGGATGagccacactcaccttccataccccctcgaccttctccagACCTTTCGCTTCTCGCAACGTCGCTCCGagatcctcgatctccttcctctgatTCTGGTTCGTAAGTTCGTCCGAGTAGTGGAACACCTCGATTGGTAGATCCACATTGAGCCGTCGAAGGTGTTTGATGGCTGTGATGGTTCGAAGGGTTGTGTCCTAGAGTATTTATTCAAGAACCAGCATCAGCTGTCAGGAGGCACAAGCACAAATCATCCCGTCTGTGAAgcaccaccactcacctgattCCCGCCTGTCAAAACGatccctctcccttcccccGTCTTCCCATCTTGTCCTAACACCTCCTCGCCCTTAtccaccctctcctccaaccACCTCACCATAtccgctcttcttctcacgATCTCCTCCGTAGTGACATCGTCCATCCAGAATCCCGAATCGCCATTATACTGATCTGGATTGACGAGCTTATCCGCCAGATCTCGCGGACATCCAGCGTCGTTCCCTTCCTTCGCTTCGGAATGCGAGAGGATAGGCCGATGTAGGAAATCAACGAGACGTGATGCGAGTGGATACAGAGCGGGAGTAAGTAGTGCTTTGGGTAGTGTCCTCGAAGGGAATTGGAGATGATAGGCGTATGGTAGAGGGAGTAATGGTGGAtgatcgtcttcttcttcctcgtccacgGGAATCACTACGTCGTTAGGCTCGTCGTCGCCATTTGTGACGGAAGGTGAAATAGATCCAAGTGAGGGATCGGACTTGGAGTCGGAACCGGTCCAGGAGGATGGCAACAGCGTTATACCAcctggagaaggagatgaaaggAGATAtagagtgaagaagagcacCGAAGCGATAACACCATATCCTAATGGTGTAGGCATATAATTACGTTTCATCATGATCAATCTCGGTATTCTccacgatgatgatgaagacgcATTCCGTCTTCTCGTAGAACTTGATCCAGGCTGAGTGTCGAAGTATTCGTATTCGTTTCGAAACGGATTACTAGGTGATGGTCGCGGTCGCGGTGATACCCCGAGCCCAGTGCCAGATCCAGAGGGTGGGAAATCGGTAAGGGGGATATCgggtggtcgagaaggtgatcTACCCCTCAGTGTTTCaggagagagtgagtggcCTCCACTTGTAGAGCTCGCTCGTCGTGGAGACGTCAGAGATGGTGTGCCGGCgattgatgaggaagtATCGACActcagagaagaagaagcagattGTTTGGGACGTGACATGATCTTGActgtatatatatatatatgcaGGGGAGACGGTGCTAGTGTGAGAACAGGTTCCTCGTCTAGTTTGTTTTGAAGGCAAGCGACAGATCGACCATCAATTGCAACTCAGCCTGAATGTCTGAACTGCGGACGAATGGACATTTCCTTACTCGCAGCGAATTGATTTCAGGATTATTTTGATTTTCCTGTTATCCGAGATGTTATCGTCATCACACAAACGCACCTTGTTTCCTGCAGGGTGGTTCCAGCGATCCTTACGGgtagatagatagatagatacGCTTGACCGCAAACCGATTGAGGAAGTGTCTCACAAGGTTGCATCAGGCTGCTgacacctcttctcctatAAATATACATACAATGTCGATCACTTCATGTCCCCAGTGACTCTACTATAAACCCGGATCATGCAGTACCATTACCATTGCCACCGCCCATCAGTCCACCAGCGCCTTGCAACCCAGCTAGACCCGTCCCgtcacctccaccgaccTCCTCACTCTTGGCCAAATGTTCCAAGAACTCATCGACATTGAAATCCGGATCCACCAGTTGTTCGCTCCCATTCCCAATTCCCATCAGCGCGTTGCCATCCATGCCTCCAACATCAGGTTTGATGTCTCCCGTATTGGCTGGCAGGTCCAATCCCATGGACCTGACCATCGAATCGATACTTTCCTGGAGTTGATCCAAACCGCCGTTGATCGAGGCAGCGTCTTGATAAGACTTGAGGAGATTTCCAGAGTGACTCATCAAAGCATCCTGATTCGGCAGTGGAGTGAAGAGCGCGAGTGTGGGGTCCATGTTCGGGTCCACATTGGTCTGCGGCATCCTAGGCGCATCGAACGGGAAGGAAGGTTGGTTAGGAGGTGGCAGTTTAGCGTTGGGCGTACTGAGCGCCTGGCCTTGGGAGCTGCTATTCAGAGAGTTGAGGAACATCTGTGCGGCAGCAGGGGATTGTAAGAGAGATCCGATCGTTGTTTGTAACAAAGAGGGATCCAAATTGAAGGCGGATGCTGCCGCTTCGGCAGAACTGGGACTGAAAAGGGGTTGTCCATGGTCGCCAGAAgtgttgctgttgctgttgaa
The Kwoniella newhampshirensis strain CBS 13917 chromosome 1, whole genome shotgun sequence DNA segment above includes these coding regions:
- a CDS encoding tRNA-dihydrouridine(47) synthase [NAD(P)(+)]; amino-acid sequence: MSPSEDPAATPRPETNLAARPERSGQAPIKAEYLINQTPIVELASTAQLNDIDPDDAAEGRTSTDARDAKRQKSNKKEKKGQNKARHFPVIRESSVRMCRAWENTGVCDRGGGDNCRFAHSWEGYFEVKPSDVSYNPAAALSSESPYVADPERRAGGEDRVGSKIDLATTCPVLKDLGYCPFGWRCRYLGGHIRKVDHSENRTSEAGPSTRMGDWEVLHFSTSEDDDMWKRKETNWPENDVLNQLRRSAFDFPFSRAYLEIADPGKPFTLYQPKSKTASKPKRPLIVNEDEESAMNAMNEQAANNEESAINVEKVEESKGYVLGENEALDVPMRPEEKKRLNWEGGRYLAPLTTVGNLPFRRLCVDYGATITVSEMALAQPLVFGQNDEWALCRRHESEKMFGIQLAGGYANRMVPAAELIKKTIGDGVDFVDINLGCPIDLVFNQGAGSALMDSPGRLGKILVGMNRALGDIPLTVKFRTGVANGKPNAHKLIPRFVSEWGAGALTLHGRSRQQRYSKLADWDYIKQCATTLRESLADANLPPVPIFGNGDCFSAQGYYEEMEKSGVDGVMVARGALIKPWIFTEIKERREWDIPATERLEGIRKYAEFGLSHWGSDTQGINTTRRFLCEALSFQHRYVPIGLLERLPAKLNERPPAYRGRSELETLLSSPFSGDWVKISEMFLGKVDEGFNFVPKHKSNAYGGEEAQG